GGCCGGTTCCGCCGGATGATAGAGCGGCTGTCCACCTCCCAGGAGGAGCTGCATTCGGCGGAGCTGCAGGAGGACGCAGAAGCCGCGGGGTGCACGCGGATCTGCGACTGCCACGACCGCCAGATAGTCAAGGTCACCGGTACGCTGCGCACGGTCACATTGCGGCCGAGGGCGGGCGTGCCGGCGCTGGAGGCGGAGCTGTTCGACGGCTCCGCCGCGCTGGACGTCGTCTGGCTCGGCCGTCGCTCGATCGTGGGTATCGAACCGGGCAGGCGCATGATCGCCTCCGGGCGGATCTCCATGAGCCATGGACGCCGGGTCCTCTTCAACCCGAAGTACGAACTCCGACCGCTCGGACAGGAGCACTAGCCGGTGACGTCACTCGACAAACCGACCCATCAGCCGACGGGCCAGCAGCCCGACGCGCAGCCGACCGCCGACCAGAAGGCCGTGACCCAGGCGGCGCTCTTCGACGCCTTCGGCGGCATCCGGGGCACGGTCGAGACCATGTTCCCGGGCCTGCTCTTCGTCATGGTCTACACGGT
This is a stretch of genomic DNA from Streptomyces sp. NBC_00536. It encodes these proteins:
- a CDS encoding OB-fold nucleic acid binding domain-containing protein, with the translated sequence MSAEPRPEKPAKPARPGGRFRRMIERLSTSQEELHSAELQEDAEAAGCTRICDCHDRQIVKVTGTLRTVTLRPRAGVPALEAELFDGSAALDVVWLGRRSIVGIEPGRRMIASGRISMSHGRRVLFNPKYELRPLGQEH